A window of the Ostrea edulis chromosome 1, xbOstEdul1.1, whole genome shotgun sequence genome harbors these coding sequences:
- the LOC125664880 gene encoding E3 ubiquitin-protein ligase TRIM71-like gives MEEETLKCYFCHFNAHMFCSMCDTILCTECISKHVVIKSVFGHSIIKYADRKRAHVRTSRSVKLPKKTLKPEAEITFTIKCSFNWLHDIRCQGTDQFWVCGRSSDIICMNLNSEIIRTIAINGDPQRLAIDHKGVLFYVDFKTNSVMKLSGLEDKNLTYSVFSTGVWQPRGVAFTMLNDILVSLYKPNESKVVKYDSVSGNPLHEFQNDRNGKLLFEFPGYIVENKNGDICVSDKHTVICVNPHGLLKFTYHGNRTTSSVKKFDPRGIAVDSQSNIIIADFANNKLHMINSEGVFQRFILSGMLGHPNGLTIDVEDKIWVAEGWASGIVRVIKYWEDESSFFTPSPKADNAFF, from the coding sequence ATGGAggaagaaacattgaaatgCTATTTCTGTCACTTTAACGCTCATATGTTTTGTTCAATGTGTGACACGATATTGTGTACagaatgtatttcaaaacacGTAGTGATCAAATCCGTCTTCGGCCACAGCATCATCAAGTATGCTGACAGAAAGCGCGCGCATGTTCGAACATCCCGCAGTGTAAAACTTCCAAAGAAAACTCTTAAACCGGAAGCGGAAATAACATTTACCATAAAATGTTCTTTCAACTGGTTGCACGACATTCGCTGTCAAGGAACTGACCAATTTTGGGTCTGTGGAAGAAGCTCGGACATAATATGTATGAACTTGAATAGTGAGATAATTCGTACAATTGCCATCAACGGAGATCCGCAGAGATTGGCCATAGACCACAAAGGTGTATTATTCTATGTGGATTTCAAGACAAACTCCGTTATGAAATTATCAGGATTAGAAGATAAAAATCTGACATACTCAGTATTTTCCACAGGTGTATGGCAACCAAGAGGAGTAGCATTTACGATGTTGAATGACATTCTCGTAAGTTTATATAAGCCCAACGAAAGCAAGGTTGTAAAATATGACTCCGTAAGCGGAAATCCTCTTCATGAATTTCAGAATGATAGAAATGGGAAATTATTGTTCGAATTTCCTGGATATATCGTAGAAAACAAAAATGGAGACATCTGTGTCTCTGACAAGCACACAGTTATTTGTGTGAATCCACATGGACTTCTTAAATTCACTTATCACGGAAATCGAACAACCAGCAGCGTTAAGAAGTTTGATCCCCGCGGAATAGCAGTGGATAGTCAAAGTAACATCATCATAGCGGATTTCGCCAACAACAAACTTCACATGATCAACAGTGAGGGGGTATTTCAACGGTTCATCTTGTCAGGGATGCTAGGACACCCTAACGGACTGACCATCGACGTTGAGGACAAGATATGGGTGGCTGAAGGATGGGCCAGCGGGATTGTGAGGGTGATCAAATACTGGGAGGACGAGTCGTCCTTCTTCACACCTTCACCGAAAGCCGACAACGCCTTCTTCTGA
- the LOC125646766 gene encoding UBX domain-containing protein 10-like: MDDAERPTTSRGVRSRARRPPSRGGRQIEHLIDDETEENGRPGSRRGFTPETYDREDYDEFSRQNHVIERQITPEYDDPLSLISGHMSPRQQRNSPAFRDSPHSQRGYRPHRDSPLVYSPTNHESPQNTPYERPSSRRKGDILHSDRRYSSVSPQHDDHRYGSSPADRHYGSLSNYEHPDHGYGDQSIYNNNQHSEFNQRTNSPEMESNVFSVEDSWHPTPRDKPPTTRPKSSRKRLKSGRKKRQEQESQQTYSAVDTPILRPPSSLSKYKPLPAIGATSPTTDDTDDISKKAQVMTLGLGERTQTSYSIELHKKDSENPSEHCTSRGSDGRGSLDQKLSNRRESLEQQSTHYRQQSLEHPDSTKEIDLSSKNGFQPHDLPREPDDAEVRILLAIRLPDGRRHQRYFRLVEKMDLVLKFAENVSGMDLAEFRLACNAPRAVFTDLTQQVGESGIQDRTILYLEEME; this comes from the exons ATGGATGATGCAGAACGACCCACAACCAGTCGGGGTGTACGCTCTCGAGCCCGACGACCCCCTTCTCGGGGTGGTAGACAGATTGAACACTTAATAGATGATGAGACTGAAGAGAATGGAAGACCAGGATCTCGACGAGGATTTACGCCAGAAACATACGATAG AGAGGATTATGATGAATTTTCAAGACAGAATCATGTGATTGAGAGACAGATAACACCAGAATATGATGATCCACTTAGTCTTATCTCAGGGCATATGTCTCCTCGGCAGCAGAGAAATTCTCCTGCTTTCAGAGATAGTCCTCACTCACAAAGAGGTTACCGGCCTCACAGAGACAGTCCATTAGTCTACAGCCCAACAAACCATGAATCTCCTCAGAACACCCCATATGAAAGACCCTCTTCCAGGAGGAAAGGGGATATTCTGCATAGTGATAGACGGTACAGCTCGGTTTCTCCTCAGCATGACGATCATCGTTATGGTTCCTCTCCAGCGGACAGGCATTATGGATCCTTATCAAATTATGAACATCCTGACCATGGATATGGTGACCAAAGTATCTACAACAATAATCAGCATTCTG AGTTCAACCAAAGAACAAACTCTCCTGAAATGGAATCCAATGTTTTTAGTGTGGAAGATTCTTGGCATCCAACTCCCAGAGATAAGCCCCCAACCACCCGTCCAAAGTCCAGCAGAAAAAGATTGAAGAGTGGCAGAAAGAAAAGACAAGAACAAGAGTCCCAACAGACCTATTCAGCTGTGG ATACACCAATACTCAGACCCCCATCATCACTCTCAAAGTACAAACCCCTTCCTGCCATTGGGGCTACATCACCTACTACTGATGACACGGACGACATCTCCAAAAAGGCCCAGGTTATGACACTTGGGCTTGGTGAAAGAACTCAAACAAGTTATTCAATCGAACTTCACAAAAAAGACTCTGAAAATCCATCTGAACATTGCACTTCAAGAGGTAGTGATGGAAGAGGTAGTTTAGATCAAAAACTGAGCAACAGAAGAGAAAGCTTAGAACAACAAAGTACCCATTACAGACAGCAAAGTTTAGAACACCCTGATTCAACTAAAGAAATAGATCTGTCTAGCAAAAATGGGTTCCAACCACACGACCTCCCAAGAGAACCTGATGATGCAGAAGTGAGGATTTTGTTAGCCATAAGACTACCTGATGGCCGAAGACATCAACGGTATTTCAGGTTGGTGGAAAAAATGGATCTGGTGCTAAAATTTGCAGAAAATGTGAGTGGAATGGACTTGGCGGAGTTTAGACTGGCTTGTAATGCCCCACGGGCAGTGTTTACTGACTTGACACAACAAGTAGGCGAGTCTGGGATTCAGGACAGGACTATTCTATACCTGGAGGAGATGGAATAG